The proteins below come from a single Pararge aegeria chromosome 23, ilParAegt1.1, whole genome shotgun sequence genomic window:
- the LOC120634056 gene encoding uncharacterized protein LOC120634056, protein MVRAYRTVSLNAVLLLAGILPLDLRVWEAASLYEVRRGVTLPELGDREVERSAKYATLPHPATNRDYKFTSLTDQEEVNRHNDQAVRIYTDGSKIEGKVGAAISIWNDVSETKALKLKLDSHCTVYQAELLAVEKATTLILESQEQTFGIYSVSRSFLEAVIGGHSLHPLVTKIRGNLNNCHSQNKTVSLFWVKAHAGLEGNERADKLAKEAALNLKRKPDYDQCPISFVKRQLRIKTMEEWNLRYRSGETAATTKVFYPDAIEAYREIRKLEHTALQTQILTGHGGFSKYLHRFKCRT, encoded by the coding sequence ATGGTAAGGGCCTACCGAACGGTCTCCTTGAACGCCGTTCTGCTCCTGGCGGGGATACTTCCCCTCGATCTCAGAGTTTGGGAAGCAGCCTCTCTGTATGAAGTGAGAAGGGGTGTTACTCTGCCGGAGCTGGGGGACAGGGAGGTAGAAAGAAGTGCCAAGTATGCCACACTACCACATCCGGCAACAAATAGAGACTACAAATTCACAAGCCTCACGGATCAGGAAGAAGTAAACAGGCACAACGATCAAGCAGTGAGAATCTATACAGATGGTAGCAAAATTGAGGGCAAGGTTGGCGCAGCAATATCCATATGGAATGATGTGTCTGAAACCAAAGCCCTCAAGCTAAAGCTAGATTCTCACTGCACGGTCTATCAGGCTGAACTTCTAGCAGTAGAAAAAGCGACCACCCTGATCCTAGAGAGCCAAGAGCAGACGTTCGGTATCTACAGCGTCTCCAGATCATTCCTCGAGGCGGTGATTGGTGGACATTCCCTCCACCCCCTAGTGACCAAAATAAgaggcaatttaaataattgccactcccaaaataaaactgtttcgtTATTTTGGGTGAAAGCCCACGCAGGGTTGGAGGGTAATGAGAGGGCCGATAAACTGGCAAAAGAAGCAGCGCTCAACCTCAAGCGCAAACCTGACTATGACCAATGCCCGATTTCATTCGTCAAGCGTCAGCTTCGAATAAAAACAATGGAGGAATGGAATCTGAGGTATAGATCCGGCGAGACAGCTGCAACGACGAAAGTGTTTTACCCAGACGCCATCGAAGCATACCGGGAAATCCGAAAATTGGAGCATACGGCACTACAGACGCAAATTCTAACCGGACATGGTGGGTTCTCAAAATATCTGCACCGTTTTAAGTGTAGGacttga